The following coding sequences lie in one Eubacterium ventriosum genomic window:
- a CDS encoding queuosine precursor transporter: protein MSNEILLVLSIFIIYGSVIVMYKLFGKQGLFCFTSIATIAANIEVLIMVKAFGMVMTLGNVLFASTFLITDIVSEVYGKKDAKRAVHIGITTSIVFIIFSQWWLLYTPDSTDFAMPAMQTIFSNTPRLMITSMVVYAIVQEFDVWAYHKWWDFTNKLVGDRERFLWLRNNGSTLISQFLNNILYTFGAFWGIHDFKTLISIAISSYVIFIVTSLADTPFVYLARRISKKIKE, encoded by the coding sequence ATGTCTAATGAAATATTACTGGTTTTATCAATATTTATAATTTACGGAAGCGTAATAGTAATGTATAAATTATTTGGAAAGCAGGGATTATTCTGCTTTACAAGTATAGCAACAATTGCAGCTAACATAGAAGTTTTAATAATGGTCAAAGCATTTGGAATGGTTATGACATTGGGAAACGTTTTATTTGCGTCGACATTCCTTATAACAGACATTGTAAGTGAAGTATATGGAAAGAAAGATGCAAAAAGAGCAGTACATATTGGAATTACAACATCAATTGTATTTATAATATTTTCACAGTGGTGGCTTTTATACACACCGGACAGCACAGATTTTGCAATGCCTGCAATGCAGACAATTTTTTCAAATACACCAAGACTTATGATTACAAGTATGGTTGTATACGCTATAGTTCAGGAATTTGATGTTTGGGCATACCATAAATGGTGGGATTTTACTAACAAATTAGTAGGAGACAGGGAAAGATTTCTTTGGCTTAGAAACAATGGTTCAACATTAATTTCACAGTTTTTGAATAATATTTTGTATACATTTGGTGCATTCTGGGGCATTCATGATTTTAAGACACTTATAAGTATTGCAATTTCAAGTTATGTAATATTTATAGTAACAAGCCTTGCAGATACACCATTTGTGTACTTGGCAAGAAGAATATCAAAGAAGATAAAAGAATAA
- a CDS encoding sodium-dependent transporter, whose protein sequence is MEREKFKSRLGFILISAGCAIGIGNVWRFPYVVGNNGGGCFVLFYVLFLVILGLPILTMEFSVGRASQQSIARAFTTLEKKGQFWHLHGYIGMAGNYILMMFYTTVAGWMLKYFFDTAKGDFISATTSQVKDHFTDMNSVPSEMIFWTVVVIIIGFLVCSLGLQNGVEKISKGMMIALLVIMAVLAINSIFLKGASKGLYFYLVPDFQQIKNIGLINVLVAAMNQAFFTLSIGMGSMTIFGSYLSKDHSLLGESINIVALDTFVAIVSGLIIFPSCFAFGVNPDQGPSLIFVTLPNIFIKMPGGRIIGSCFFIFMAFAAFSTVIAVFENIMSSCMDLWGWERKKTALINTILIIIGSIPCVLGFNILSGFHPLGKGTNVMDLEDFLVSNLILPIGSLIYTLFCTSKYGWGWDNYLKEVNTGNGLKVPGKIRFYCKWILPLVTLFIIVNGLISVFNK, encoded by the coding sequence ATGGAAAGAGAAAAATTCAAATCCCGTTTAGGATTTATACTTATTTCTGCCGGTTGCGCCATTGGTATTGGTAATGTGTGGCGTTTTCCTTATGTAGTTGGAAATAACGGTGGCGGATGTTTTGTATTATTTTATGTTTTATTTCTTGTTATACTAGGTCTTCCTATTTTGACAATGGAATTTTCTGTTGGTAGAGCTAGTCAGCAAAGTATTGCAAGAGCGTTTACAACTTTAGAAAAGAAAGGTCAGTTTTGGCATTTACATGGTTACATAGGAATGGCCGGCAATTATATATTAATGATGTTTTATACTACAGTTGCAGGATGGATGCTTAAATATTTCTTTGACACTGCCAAAGGTGATTTTATTAGTGCTACAACCTCTCAGGTTAAGGATCATTTCACTGATATGAATTCTGTACCTTCGGAAATGATTTTCTGGACAGTTGTTGTAATTATAATTGGATTTCTTGTTTGCTCATTAGGCTTACAGAATGGTGTTGAGAAAATTTCAAAAGGTATGATGATTGCCCTTTTAGTCATTATGGCTGTACTTGCAATAAACAGCATTTTCCTAAAAGGTGCTTCTAAGGGCTTGTATTTCTATTTAGTACCTGATTTTCAGCAAATAAAAAATATTGGACTTATTAATGTTCTTGTTGCTGCAATGAATCAGGCATTTTTCACACTTAGTATTGGTATGGGTTCCATGACAATTTTCGGAAGCTACTTAAGTAAAGACCATTCACTACTTGGTGAATCAATCAACATAGTAGCCTTAGACACTTTTGTTGCAATAGTTTCAGGACTTATAATATTCCCATCATGTTTTGCTTTCGGAGTAAATCCTGATCAGGGACCAAGTCTTATTTTTGTAACATTGCCAAACATATTTATAAAAATGCCCGGTGGCAGAATAATTGGAAGCTGCTTCTTCATCTTTATGGCTTTTGCAGCTTTCTCAACAGTAATAGCCGTCTTTGAAAACATAATGTCATCTTGTATGGACTTATGGGGCTGGGAACGAAAAAAGACAGCCCTCATTAATACAATTTTAATAATAATAGGCTCAATTCCTTGCGTTCTTGGCTTCAACATCCTATCCGGCTTCCATCCTTTAGGAAAAGGCACTAATGTAATGGACTTAGAAGACTTCCTTGTAAGTAACCTAATACTTCCAATTGGTTCCCTAATTTACACACTCTTCTGCACAAGCAAATACGGGTGGGGCTGGGACAACTACCTAAAAGAAGTCAACACTGGAAACGGCCTGAAAGTTCCTGGAAAAATCCGTTTCTACTGCAAATGGATACTTCCACTTGTAACACTGTTCATAATTGTAAACGGTTTAATATCTGTATTTAATAAATAA
- a CDS encoding 2-oxoacid:acceptor oxidoreductase family protein, with amino-acid sequence MKDTLEIRWHGRGGQGAKTAALLLAEVAFKTGKNAQGFPEYGPERMGAPITAYDRISDQPIRVHSNIYDPQYVVVVDETLIEIVDVTKGLREDGAILINTARPKEEIIPHLKGYKGKVYTVDARKIAMETLGKNFPNTPMLAAIVKVTGVIDDETFLNEMEGSFKHKFAKKPEVIKGNMDALRIALREVK; translated from the coding sequence ATGAAAGATACTCTTGAAATCAGATGGCACGGTAGAGGTGGACAGGGCGCTAAAACAGCAGCATTATTGTTAGCTGAAGTAGCGTTTAAGACTGGCAAGAATGCTCAGGGATTTCCTGAATATGGTCCGGAAAGAATGGGTGCCCCTATTACTGCATATGACAGAATCAGTGATCAGCCTATTAGAGTTCATTCTAATATTTATGATCCTCAGTATGTTGTGGTTGTTGATGAAACATTGATAGAGATAGTTGATGTAACAAAAGGCTTAAGAGAAGATGGAGCAATCCTTATTAATACAGCCAGACCAAAAGAAGAAATTATTCCACATTTAAAGGGATATAAAGGTAAAGTTTATACAGTAGATGCAAGAAAGATTGCAATGGAAACATTAGGAAAGAATTTCCCTAATACACCAATGCTTGCAGCCATTGTTAAAGTTACCGGAGTTATTGACGATGAAACTTTCCTTAATGAAATGGAAGGTTCTTTTAAGCACAAGTTTGCTAAGAAACCTGAAGTTATTAAAGGTAATATGGATGCGTTAAGAATAGCGTTAAGGGAGGTTAAGTAA
- a CDS encoding 4Fe-4S binding protein, with product MAKTDISRLGQDVAWQDVTCGNTIVGCGTTKQFITGDWTNVAPVIDEEKCKQCLLCVPVCPDSAIPVKEYKRQTIDYDHCKGCGICVKACPFGAIKMEVKK from the coding sequence ATGGCAAAGACAGATATATCGAGATTAGGTCAGGATGTGGCATGGCAGGATGTTACATGCGGTAATACAATTGTAGGTTGTGGTACAACAAAACAGTTTATAACAGGAGACTGGACTAATGTTGCCCCTGTTATTGACGAAGAAAAGTGTAAACAGTGTCTTTTATGTGTGCCTGTTTGCCCGGACAGTGCAATTCCTGTAAAAGAATATAAAAGACAGACTATAGATTACGATCATTGTAAGGGATGTGGTATTTGCGTTAAGGCATGCCCATTTGGAGCAATTAAGATGGAGGTGAAAAAATAA
- the porA gene encoding 2-ketoisovalerate ferredoxin oxidoreductase subunit alpha, whose amino-acid sequence MPKRVLLSGNEAVATALRQINPDVFPAFPITPSTEIPQYFSNYVSNGLVDTEFITVESEHSSMSAAIGASAAGARALTATSSAGLAFMWEVLGVAASSRLPIALTAVCRALTGPLNINCDHSDTMGAKDSGWIQIYAENNQEAYDNMVMAYNIAENKDVRLPIMICQDGFITSHAVNDMEILDDMTVKDFVGEYEPEDYLLNPNETFAVGPYAVSDYYMESRKAQAHAMENAKQVILDVAKDFEKISGRKYGLIEEYKMEDAEYAVVIIGSAAGTTKDAIDHMRENGEKVGLVKIRSFRPFPGKEIAKALKNCKAVAVMDRSESFSTNGGPVGAETMQAMYIEKCQALAINIMYGIGGRDVRVEDMINVYETLKEIARTGETGDVYRYMGLRDKEAK is encoded by the coding sequence ATGCCAAAGAGAGTTTTATTATCAGGAAATGAAGCTGTAGCTACAGCTTTAAGACAGATTAATCCGGATGTTTTCCCGGCATTTCCAATTACACCTTCAACAGAAATACCTCAGTATTTTTCTAATTATGTTTCAAACGGATTAGTAGATACTGAATTTATTACAGTAGAAAGTGAACATAGTTCTATGAGTGCGGCTATAGGAGCTTCAGCAGCAGGTGCAAGAGCCCTTACAGCAACATCATCTGCAGGTCTTGCATTTATGTGGGAAGTTTTAGGAGTTGCTGCTTCAAGTAGATTGCCTATTGCATTGACGGCAGTTTGTAGAGCACTTACAGGACCACTTAACATTAACTGTGACCATTCAGACACAATGGGAGCAAAAGACAGTGGTTGGATTCAAATTTATGCTGAAAATAATCAGGAAGCTTACGACAATATGGTTATGGCATATAATATTGCTGAAAACAAAGATGTTAGACTTCCTATTATGATTTGTCAGGATGGTTTTATTACAAGCCATGCTGTAAACGATATGGAAATTTTAGATGATATGACAGTTAAGGATTTTGTAGGCGAATATGAACCTGAAGATTATCTTCTTAATCCAAATGAAACATTTGCTGTTGGCCCTTATGCTGTATCAGATTATTATATGGAATCAAGAAAAGCTCAGGCTCATGCCATGGAAAATGCAAAGCAGGTTATTCTTGATGTGGCAAAGGATTTTGAAAAAATCTCAGGCCGTAAGTATGGTCTTATTGAAGAATATAAGATGGAAGATGCAGAATATGCAGTAGTTATAATCGGTTCTGCAGCAGGAACAACTAAGGATGCTATTGATCATATGAGAGAAAATGGTGAAAAAGTAGGTCTTGTAAAGATTAGATCATTTAGACCATTCCCAGGCAAAGAGATTGCAAAAGCATTAAAGAATTGTAAGGCAGTTGCAGTAATGGATCGTTCAGAGAGCTTTTCAACTAACGGAGGACCTGTTGGTGCTGAAACAATGCAGGCTATGTATATTGAAAAATGTCAGGCACTTGCTATCAACATTATGTATGGTATTGGTGGTAGAGATGTAAGAGTTGAAGATATGATTAATGTATATGAAACATTAAAAGAAATCGCAAGAACAGGTGAGACAGGTGATGTTTACCGTTATATGGGATTAAGAGACAAGGAGGCAAAATAA